The following proteins come from a genomic window of Plutella xylostella chromosome 22, ilPluXylo3.1, whole genome shotgun sequence:
- the LOC105389221 gene encoding 18S rRNA aminocarboxypropyltransferase, with protein MSSRKKGNARGNGKRTNHHVDKDYAERFNELAVDSSEESSSGSQSDGEGTEPAFTVAMWDLNHCDPKKCSGRKLSRHNLIKNLKLGQRFPGLVLSPVGTQCVSPNDKDIMEKSGLAVIDCSWAKIDETPFGRMKSPCPRLLPFLVAANPINYGKPYQLSCVEALAAAMFITGHKQEAKFYLSKFSWGHSFLELNSEALDLYSQCTDSKSVLEAQEKFLESARNEKDERPMWPPSESSSGSDDEET; from the coding sequence atgTCATCAAGGAAAAAAGGCAACGCCCGTGGCAATGGAAAGCGGACGAATCATCATGTTGATAAAGATTACGCGGAACGATTTAATGAATTGGCGGTGGATTCCTCAGAGGAGagctcaagtggctcccaGTCCGACGGGGAAGGCACTGAACCAGCATTCACAGTAGCCATGTGGGACCTCAACCATTGTGACCCTAAAAAGTGCTCCGGCCGAAAGTTGTCACGACATAACCTCATAAAGAATCTCAAGTTAGGCCAACGATTTCCAGGACTAGTTTTGTCTCCAGTCGGAACTCAGTGTGTTAGCCCTAATGACAAGGACATCATGGAGAAGTCTGGGCTAGCTGTGATTGACTGCTCTTGGGCAAAAATCGATGAGACTCCGTTTGGAAGAATGAAGTCACCGTGCCCGAGGTTATTGCCATTTCTAGTAGCAGCAAACCCTATAAACTATGGTAAACCGTACCAGTTGAGCTGTGTGGAAGCGTTAGCGGCAGCTATGTTTATTACTGGACACAAACAAGAAGCCAAATTCTATTTATCTAAGTTCTCTTGGGGACATTCATTCTTAGAACTAAATTCAGAAGCACTAGATCTCTACTCACAATGCACTGATAGCAAGAGTGTGTTGGAAGCTCAAGAAAAGTTTTTGGAATCAGCGAGGAATGAAAAAGATGAGCGACCTATGTGGCCACCCAGTGAATCATCCTCGGGCAGTGATGATGAAGAAACCTAG